A stretch of Bifidobacterium sp. ESL0704 DNA encodes these proteins:
- a CDS encoding DUF948 domain-containing protein, producing MSIGDIAGLIAAIAFAVLAGFLIYPLIRLGKLFDQLAQTVKDSGDHAIPALDEGVTTVRQVNKSLEDVNKISSAASTTAGNIGALADLYGSFLGKPVIKLASSFYALKSTAQSFVHQKGGSPSDGAAAKATDASAKQTAARSK from the coding sequence ATGAGTATTGGGGACATCGCAGGGCTTATCGCCGCCATAGCATTCGCTGTGCTGGCCGGTTTCCTGATCTATCCGCTCATCAGGTTGGGCAAACTGTTCGACCAGCTTGCCCAGACCGTCAAGGATTCCGGCGATCATGCCATTCCGGCGCTTGACGAGGGTGTCACCACCGTGCGTCAGGTCAACAAATCGCTTGAGGACGTGAACAAGATCTCCTCGGCCGCTTCCACGACCGCAGGCAATATCGGGGCTTTGGCCGATCTCTATGGCTCGTTCCTGGGTAAGCCGGTCATCAAACTGGCCTCGTCGTTCTATGCCTTGAAGTCGACCGCCCAGAGTTTCGTGCATCAGAAAGGCGGGTCCCCTTCGGACGGTGCCGCTGCCAAGGCCACGGACGCGTCGGCTAAACAAACGGCGGCAAGGAGTAAGTAA